Proteins from a genomic interval of Vicinamibacterales bacterium:
- a CDS encoding pitrilysin family protein, with protein MKRALILFGVLAASITLAAQQPDRRQPPPIGPAPSLKLPAIQKHKLSNGLAVWIVEHHEVPLAQVNLIVRSGSAADPIGKYGVGSLTAAMLDEGAGTRSSLDLADAIEFLGANLSTTSSFDFSAVRMSVPVSKLADALPLMSDVALRPVFPVAELERMRKERLTGLLQARDNVAALIQLAFPRIVYGPTHRYGTSANGLPATIESLTVDDLKAFYRAHFRPDNATLLVVGDLTPAAALPMLEKAFGAWRSEGMAALVAEVPTAPQLGKRQIYLVDKPEAAQSQIRIGWVGVPRSTPDYAVLQVLNTVLGGSFTSRLNQNLREKNGYAYGASSGFDMRLSAGPFLATAGVQTDKTAEALREFFNELDGILSPVPADELAKSKNYVALGFPGEFETTGDMARKLEELVVYNLPDTTFSNFVPSVTGVTAADVQRAAARYVQPEKMAVVVVGDRKVIEGPIRALNLGPITIVPIDDLFR; from the coding sequence ATGAAGCGCGCGTTGATCCTCTTCGGTGTGCTGGCGGCGTCAATCACGCTGGCGGCGCAACAGCCGGACCGCAGGCAGCCGCCCCCGATTGGCCCGGCGCCGTCGCTCAAGCTGCCCGCCATCCAGAAGCACAAACTGTCGAACGGCCTCGCGGTGTGGATTGTCGAGCACCACGAGGTGCCGCTCGCGCAGGTCAACCTGATCGTGCGGTCGGGCAGCGCCGCGGACCCCATCGGCAAGTACGGCGTCGGCAGCCTCACCGCCGCCATGCTGGATGAAGGCGCCGGCACGCGCTCGTCGCTCGACCTCGCCGACGCCATCGAGTTCCTCGGCGCCAACCTGTCCACGACCAGCTCGTTCGACTTCTCGGCCGTGCGCATGTCGGTGCCGGTGTCGAAGCTGGCCGACGCGCTGCCGCTGATGTCGGACGTGGCGCTGCGGCCCGTCTTTCCGGTGGCCGAGCTCGAGCGGATGCGCAAGGAACGGCTCACCGGCCTGCTGCAGGCCCGCGACAACGTCGCCGCGCTCATCCAGCTCGCCTTCCCTCGCATCGTCTACGGCCCGACGCATCGGTATGGGACCTCGGCGAACGGCCTGCCGGCCACTATCGAGTCACTGACGGTTGACGATCTCAAGGCGTTCTACCGCGCGCACTTCCGGCCCGACAACGCCACGCTGCTGGTGGTAGGCGACCTGACTCCGGCGGCGGCGCTGCCGATGCTGGAGAAGGCGTTCGGCGCGTGGCGGTCGGAGGGCATGGCCGCGCTCGTCGCCGAAGTGCCGACCGCGCCGCAGCTGGGCAAGCGCCAGATTTACCTCGTGGACAAGCCCGAGGCCGCGCAATCGCAGATTCGCATCGGCTGGGTCGGCGTGCCGCGATCGACGCCCGACTACGCCGTGCTGCAGGTGTTGAACACGGTGCTCGGCGGATCGTTCACCTCGCGGCTGAACCAGAACCTGCGCGAGAAGAACGGCTACGCCTACGGCGCCAGCTCCGGGTTCGACATGCGGCTGTCGGCCGGCCCCTTTCTCGCCACGGCCGGCGTGCAGACCGACAAGACCGCCGAGGCGCTGCGGGAGTTCTTCAACGAGCTCGACGGGATTCTCTCGCCGGTGCCGGCCGACGAACTGGCCAAGTCCAAGAACTACGTGGCGCTCGGCTTCCCCGGGGAGTTCGAGACCACCGGCGACATGGCGCGCAAGCTCGAGGAGCTGGTGGTCTACAACCTGCCCGACACCACGTTCAGCAACTTCGTGCCGAGCGTCACCGGCGTGACCGCCGCGGACGTGCAGCGGGCCGCGGCGCGTTACGTTCAACCCGAGAAGATGGCGGTGGTGGTGGTCGGCGATCGCAAGGTGATCGAGGGGCCGATTCGCGCCCTCAACCTCGGACCCATCACCATCGTCCCGATCGACGACCTCTTCCGATAG
- a CDS encoding pitrilysin family protein, which produces MTRWLTCTPLALATAILVLAGGPAIGIERSLQAQTAALTVPYTQFTLPNGLNVILHRDTSVPVVTVNVWYHVGSANERAGRTGFAHLFEHVMFEGSMHVPEGSFDTWLEAAGANNNGSTNTDRTNYYIDLPANALELALFLESDRMGFLLDDKAPGKVDGQRDVVKNEKRMRVDNQPYGQAFVELSSLLYPPAHPYSWPVIGSMEDLSAASFEDVARFFRTYYVPNNASLVIAGDIDIASTRKLVEKWFDDVPRGKPVPPLEPLSAVLDGVKKKTITDRVQLPRLYMAWHTPGLLKPGDATMDIIANLLSSGKNSRLYRRLVYDLQIAQDVAAFQQSQALGSNFVIIATARPGQSLDRLQAVIDEELDTLRKAPPAAREMTRALNQTEASFYRNMERVNGKADQLNAYFKAAGTPDYFEKDLARYRAVTAAEVQAAVDRYLPKDRRVELSVVPGDQK; this is translated from the coding sequence ATGACGCGCTGGCTCACCTGCACACCACTGGCCCTGGCCACGGCAATCCTCGTGCTCGCCGGTGGCCCCGCGATTGGCATCGAGCGTTCCCTCCAGGCGCAAACCGCCGCGCTGACGGTGCCCTACACGCAGTTCACCCTGCCCAACGGCCTGAACGTGATCCTCCATCGCGACACCAGCGTGCCGGTGGTGACGGTCAACGTCTGGTATCACGTCGGCTCGGCCAACGAGCGCGCCGGACGCACCGGGTTCGCGCACCTGTTCGAACACGTCATGTTCGAGGGTTCGATGCACGTGCCCGAAGGGTCGTTCGACACGTGGCTCGAGGCCGCGGGCGCCAACAACAACGGCTCCACCAACACCGACCGCACCAACTACTACATCGACCTGCCGGCCAACGCGCTCGAGCTGGCGCTGTTCCTCGAGTCGGATCGCATGGGCTTCCTGCTCGACGACAAGGCGCCCGGCAAGGTCGACGGCCAGCGCGACGTGGTGAAGAACGAGAAGCGGATGCGCGTGGACAACCAGCCCTACGGCCAGGCGTTCGTCGAGTTGTCGTCGCTGCTCTACCCGCCCGCGCATCCGTACAGCTGGCCGGTGATCGGCTCGATGGAAGACCTGAGCGCCGCCAGCTTCGAAGACGTCGCGCGCTTCTTCCGCACCTACTACGTCCCCAACAACGCCAGCCTCGTGATTGCCGGCGACATCGACATCGCGTCAACCCGCAAGCTGGTCGAGAAGTGGTTTGACGACGTGCCGCGCGGCAAGCCGGTGCCGCCGCTGGAGCCGCTCAGCGCCGTGCTCGACGGCGTCAAGAAGAAGACCATTACCGATCGCGTGCAGTTGCCGCGGTTGTACATGGCGTGGCACACGCCCGGGCTGCTCAAGCCCGGCGATGCGACCATGGACATCATCGCCAACCTGCTCAGCAGCGGCAAGAACTCGCGGCTCTATCGCCGGTTGGTGTACGACCTGCAGATCGCGCAGGACGTCGCGGCGTTCCAACAGTCGCAGGCGCTCGGCAGCAACTTCGTGATCATCGCCACGGCGCGGCCCGGCCAGTCGCTGGACCGGCTGCAAGCCGTGATCGACGAGGAACTGGACACCCTTCGCAAGGCGCCGCCGGCGGCCCGCGAGATGACCCGCGCGTTGAACCAGACCGAGGCCTCGTTCTACCGCAACATGGAGCGCGTCAACGGCAAGGCCGATCAGTTGAACGCCTACTTCAAGGCGGCGGGCACGCCGGATTACTTCGAGAAGGACCTGGCGCGCTACCGCGCCGTGACGGCGGCGGAGGTGCAGGCGGCGGTTGATCGCTACCTGCCGAAAGATCGACGGGTCGAGCTCAGCGTCGTTCCGGGAGACCAGAAATGA
- the nhaR gene encoding transcriptional activator NhaR, with the protein MEWLNYHHLLYFWTVARQGTIARASEELRLAQPTISGQIRALEHQLGEKLFQRAGRNLVLTDVGRVVYRYADDIFSIGRELMDTLKDRPTGRPMRFQVGVADEVTKIIAYRLLEPALRLPQPVQIVCRDGAPERLLTELATHALDLVIADTPMSPAIKVKAFSHALGETPVTVFGTAKLAAPRRKNFPRSLDGAPFLLPTDGKTLRRALDNWFDENNLRPRIVAEVDDSALLTTFGQAGAGLFVAPTVIEKEVMRQYGVVPAGRIDAVRERYFAISVERRLKHPAVVAISEAANEMLAKPKKPA; encoded by the coding sequence ATGGAGTGGCTGAACTACCACCACCTGCTTTACTTCTGGACCGTCGCGCGCCAGGGCACCATCGCGCGCGCCAGCGAGGAACTGCGGCTGGCACAACCGACCATCAGCGGGCAGATTCGCGCGCTCGAGCACCAGCTCGGGGAGAAACTCTTCCAGCGCGCAGGCCGCAACCTGGTCCTCACCGACGTCGGCCGCGTCGTCTATCGCTACGCCGACGACATCTTCAGCATCGGCCGCGAGCTGATGGACACCCTCAAGGACCGTCCCACGGGACGGCCCATGCGGTTCCAGGTCGGGGTGGCGGATGAAGTCACGAAGATCATCGCGTATCGCCTGCTCGAGCCCGCGTTGCGATTGCCGCAACCGGTCCAGATCGTGTGCCGCGACGGCGCCCCGGAGCGGCTGCTGACGGAGCTGGCCACCCACGCGCTGGACCTGGTGATTGCCGACACGCCGATGTCGCCGGCCATCAAGGTCAAGGCCTTCAGCCACGCCCTGGGAGAAACGCCGGTCACGGTGTTCGGCACGGCCAAGCTGGCGGCGCCGCGGCGCAAGAACTTCCCGCGGTCGCTCGACGGCGCGCCGTTCCTGCTGCCCACCGACGGCAAGACGCTGCGGCGCGCGCTCGACAACTGGTTCGACGAGAACAATCTTCGTCCGCGCATCGTCGCCGAGGTGGACGACAGCGCGTTGCTCACCACGTTCGGGCAGGCCGGCGCGGGGTTGTTCGTGGCGCCGACGGTGATTGAAAAGGAAGTGATGCGCCAGTACGGCGTGGTGCCGGCCGGCCGGATCGACGCGGTGCGCGAGCGGTACTTCGCGATTTCAGTCGAACGCCGGCTCAAGCATCCGGCGGTGGTTGCCATTTCGGAGGCCGCCAACGAGATGCTGGCGAAGCCGAAGAAGCCGGCGTAG
- the purE gene encoding 5-(carboxyamino)imidazole ribonucleotide mutase, which yields MTDKPLVAVIMGSTSDWETMSHAVEMLERFGVPYEKQVVSAHRTPVWMAEFAQGAEARGIQVIIAGAGGAAHLPGMVASHTVLPVLGVPVNSAALQGLDSLLSIVQMPGGIPVGTLAIGKPGAINAGLLAVSILATTRPDLQERLRAFRAEQTAKVRQDTLP from the coding sequence GTGACTGACAAACCACTTGTAGCGGTCATCATGGGCTCGACGTCCGACTGGGAGACGATGAGCCACGCGGTCGAAATGCTCGAGCGCTTCGGCGTGCCCTACGAAAAACAAGTCGTCTCCGCCCATCGCACGCCGGTGTGGATGGCGGAGTTCGCGCAGGGCGCGGAAGCGCGCGGCATCCAGGTGATCATCGCCGGCGCCGGCGGCGCCGCGCACCTGCCCGGCATGGTCGCGTCGCACACCGTGCTGCCCGTGCTCGGCGTGCCCGTCAACAGCGCCGCGCTCCAGGGCCTCGACTCGCTGCTGTCGATCGTGCAGATGCCAGGCGGCATCCCCGTCGGCACGCTCGCCATCGGCAAGCCCGGCGCCATCAACGCCGGCCTGCTCGCCGTGAGCATTCTCGCCACCACCCGTCCCGACCTCCAGGAGCGCCTCCGCGCCTTCCGCGCGGAGCAGACCGCGAAGGTCCGCCAGGACACGCTGCCGTGA
- a CDS encoding 5-(carboxyamino)imidazole ribonucleotide synthase has translation MNHPVLPGATIGVLGSGQLGRMLALEARRMGYRVHTLSPGVDTPTGQVADLEVSAEYDDLEAIRTFARGVDVMTFEFENVSTDAADAAAELVPVRPGGAALHITQQRAREKGFLADRGYPVAAFAKAQSLDELAIGLGIVGLPAIVKTAAFGYDGKGQHRIDRIEDGERVWGLIGHQEAIIETVVDFTHEISVVAARGLDGEFAHYGAIENIHRHHILDLSVSPARVPQGIAGEAVHLAHRVLDDLGYVGVLCVEFFVARDGRLLINEIAPRPHNSGHLTIDACVTSQFEQQVRAVCGLSLGDTAQIKPAAMVNLLGDLWINGEPDWAAALAISDVKLHLYGKGDPRAGRKMGHITALGDTVDEAAAKALAARDVLC, from the coding sequence GTGAACCATCCCGTGCTGCCCGGCGCCACGATTGGCGTGCTTGGCAGCGGCCAACTGGGGCGCATGCTCGCCCTCGAGGCCCGGCGCATGGGCTACCGCGTCCACACGCTGTCGCCCGGCGTCGACACGCCCACCGGACAGGTGGCGGACCTTGAAGTCAGCGCCGAGTACGACGACCTCGAAGCCATCCGCACCTTCGCCCGCGGCGTCGACGTGATGACGTTCGAATTCGAGAACGTCTCCACCGACGCCGCCGACGCGGCCGCGGAGCTGGTGCCGGTGCGGCCGGGCGGGGCGGCGCTGCACATCACCCAGCAGCGGGCGCGCGAGAAGGGCTTTCTCGCCGACCGCGGCTACCCGGTGGCGGCGTTTGCCAAGGCCCAGTCGCTCGACGAGCTGGCGATCGGCCTTGGCATCGTCGGTCTCCCGGCCATCGTCAAGACCGCGGCCTTCGGCTACGACGGCAAGGGCCAGCACCGCATCGATCGCATCGAAGACGGCGAGCGCGTGTGGGGGCTGATCGGCCACCAGGAAGCGATCATCGAGACCGTCGTCGACTTCACGCACGAGATCTCGGTGGTGGCGGCGCGCGGGCTCGACGGCGAGTTCGCGCACTATGGGGCGATCGAGAACATCCATCGCCATCACATCCTCGACCTGTCGGTGAGCCCCGCCCGCGTGCCGCAGGGGATTGCCGGCGAGGCCGTGCACCTGGCGCACCGCGTGCTCGACGACCTCGGGTATGTCGGCGTGTTGTGCGTGGAGTTCTTCGTCGCCCGCGACGGCCGGCTGCTGATCAACGAGATTGCGCCGCGGCCGCACAACTCGGGCCACCTCACCATTGACGCCTGCGTCACCTCGCAGTTCGAGCAGCAGGTGCGCGCGGTGTGCGGGCTGTCGCTGGGCGACACCGCGCAGATCAAGCCGGCGGCGATGGTCAACCTGCTGGGCGATCTGTGGATCAACGGCGAACCCGATTGGGCGGCCGCGCTGGCGATATCGGACGTGAAGCTGCACCTGTACGGCAAGGGCGACCCGCGCGCGGGCCGCAAGATGGGACACATCACCGCGCTCGGCGACACGGTGGATGAGGCGGCGGCGAAGGCCCTCGCGGCCCGGGATGTGCTCTGCTGA
- a CDS encoding winged helix-turn-helix domain-containing protein, translating to MLRFGPFQIDPRTWTLVRDGQSVELSPRLVEILGHLATRGGEIVTKDELLERFWPGVNITDNTLTRAVADIRKALGDSASEPAYVQTLARRGYRFVGASGPPSRPEAASARSRRSSPDGSRAEADASGASGEEDPFQAWEQGRLALESLDLSRLDQAIAAFERAAVELPSYAPAYAGLANAYMLRFETTRFSNIPDRETLDRAMTAARRACAADPALGEGWAVLGYLLAATGQVAEGQAAARRATALEPGNWRHHFRLGYVTWGEERLRAADRIIELMPAFAPAHMLSAMVFVARGALARAEQEATRGAEIQRQSTGDHTPIPAAGLHWLKGLVLSARGEPQAALQCFDDEIAAGTDGHVYGREFIANARVAAGFVRLERGDAESAADSFRQALTDTPRHARATLGLVAARIKLRELRSSADSFAPVRKVIDELVRGGRQVEAALVAAGEQCMLGRTLEAVELLDRMLADAPTGPAGWIIPVDPMLAAVRFAPGRSKLLAKLAARAS from the coding sequence GTGCTGCGCTTCGGGCCGTTCCAGATTGATCCGCGCACGTGGACTCTGGTCCGCGATGGGCAATCGGTCGAACTCTCTCCCCGCCTCGTCGAGATCCTCGGCCACCTCGCAACCCGCGGCGGCGAGATCGTCACCAAGGACGAACTGCTCGAACGCTTCTGGCCGGGCGTCAACATCACCGACAACACGCTGACCCGCGCGGTGGCGGACATCCGCAAGGCGCTGGGAGATTCCGCGTCGGAGCCGGCCTACGTGCAGACGCTGGCGCGGCGAGGGTATCGGTTTGTGGGGGCCTCAGGCCCGCCTTCGCGGCCGGAGGCCGCTTCGGCGAGGTCTCGCCGTAGCTCGCCAGACGGTTCGCGAGCGGAGGCGGACGCCTCAGGTGCGTCGGGTGAAGAGGATCCCTTCCAGGCCTGGGAACAGGGACGTCTTGCGCTCGAGTCTCTCGATCTCTCGCGGCTGGATCAGGCGATTGCGGCCTTCGAGCGCGCGGCCGTGGAGCTGCCATCGTACGCGCCCGCGTATGCGGGGCTCGCCAACGCCTACATGCTGCGCTTCGAGACCACGCGCTTCAGCAACATCCCCGACCGCGAGACGCTCGACCGCGCCATGACCGCGGCGCGGCGCGCGTGCGCGGCGGATCCGGCGCTCGGCGAGGGCTGGGCGGTGCTCGGCTACCTGCTGGCGGCCACCGGGCAGGTGGCGGAAGGCCAGGCCGCGGCGCGGCGGGCGACGGCCCTCGAACCCGGCAACTGGCGGCACCACTTCCGCCTGGGCTACGTGACCTGGGGTGAGGAACGCCTGCGCGCCGCCGACCGCATCATCGAGCTGATGCCGGCGTTTGCGCCCGCCCACATGCTGTCGGCCATGGTGTTCGTGGCCCGCGGCGCGCTGGCCCGCGCGGAACAGGAAGCGACGCGCGGCGCGGAGATTCAACGCCAGAGCACGGGCGACCACACGCCCATTCCCGCCGCCGGCCTGCACTGGCTCAAGGGCCTGGTGTTGTCGGCCCGCGGCGAGCCGCAAGCGGCGCTTCAGTGCTTTGACGATGAGATTGCGGCGGGGACGGATGGGCACGTCTACGGGCGCGAGTTCATCGCTAACGCGCGGGTCGCCGCCGGCTTCGTGCGGCTCGAACGCGGTGACGCCGAGAGCGCCGCGGACAGCTTCAGGCAGGCGCTCACTGACACCCCGCGCCACGCGCGGGCCACCCTTGGCCTGGTGGCCGCGCGCATCAAGTTGCGTGAGCTGCGGTCATCGGCAGACTCGTTCGCGCCGGTCCGCAAGGTGATCGATGAACTGGTCCGCGGCGGCCGCCAGGTTGAGGCCGCGCTGGTCGCCGCCGGCGAGCAGTGCATGCTCGGCCGCACGCTGGAAGCGGTGGAACTGCTCGATCGGATGCTGGCCGACGCGCCCACCGGCCCGGCCGGGTGGATCATTCCGGTGGACCCGATGCTGGCCGCCGTGCGTTTTGCCCCGGGCCGGTCGAAGCTGCTGGCCAAACTCGCCGCCCGCGCCTCCTGA
- a CDS encoding penicillin acylase family protein: protein MRRLLRFLVASLVVLAVLVIAGGVYARSQLRASLPQVEGASAIPNLGSPVRVDRDALGVPTIVGDSRADVARALGFVHAQDRFFQMDLQRRQPAGELSALVGARALALDEDARVHRLRDVAHRAVEQTEPAYRAVLEAYAEGVNAGLGGLGAAPPEYLVLRATPEPWKPEDTILTVLAMFNTLQGRQALFEQTIGAMRDALPEPMFRFVAAAGSEWETPVVGSAIARPPIPGPEVFDLRKLQATDTREHGVNSLTQTERENRFSASVIPWQAFDPEEAAIIGSNNWAVDGAHSASGVALIANDMHLSIGVPIIWYRAVLSFPGADGAAQSIAGVTLPGLPSMVVGSNGHVAWGFTNTGGDWSDLVRIEPDPRDPGKYLTPGGPKPFDVFRETIAIKGAESAIVPVRWTMWGPVVWKDAHGRDYAQHWIAHDAATLASDITRPERARSVDDLLGAIAGLGMPNQNVTMGDDTGRIAWIIGGAIPRRVGFDGFTPESWADGTRRWDGYLSPSEFPRIVDPAEGRIWTANAPVVGDAMLATIGEGGYADGIRARLIRDRLRSLDKATPKDMLAIQLEDKALYLERWRTLLLATLASSSTGPRAEFRQLVDTTWTGRASPDSVAYRLVRQFRTTFVRDVMTTLTAPAAALDPAFDYTRSLRGEGPVWQLVTERPAHLLNPKFKSWDEWMLSAVDRAIGELTDGGRRLADRKWGEVNRTQFLHPLAAAIPWFGRYMNMPEEPLPGDVYTPRAQAPRTGPSERMAVSPGREQEGILHVPTGQSGHPLSPHYGDQYRAWLNGEPSPFLPGPAVSTLILTPAK, encoded by the coding sequence GTGCGCCGACTACTTCGATTTCTCGTCGCCTCCCTGGTTGTGTTGGCCGTTCTCGTGATCGCCGGCGGCGTATACGCGCGGTCGCAGCTGCGGGCGAGCCTGCCGCAGGTTGAGGGGGCATCGGCCATTCCCAACCTCGGCTCCCCGGTTCGCGTGGACCGCGACGCGCTCGGCGTGCCCACCATCGTCGGCGACTCGCGCGCCGACGTGGCGCGCGCGCTGGGCTTCGTCCATGCGCAGGACCGCTTCTTCCAGATGGATCTGCAACGGCGCCAGCCCGCCGGGGAGCTCTCGGCGCTGGTCGGTGCGCGGGCGCTCGCGCTGGATGAAGACGCGCGCGTGCATCGCCTCCGCGACGTCGCGCACCGCGCGGTGGAGCAGACCGAGCCCGCCTATCGCGCCGTGCTCGAGGCTTACGCCGAAGGCGTGAACGCCGGGCTCGGCGGGCTCGGCGCGGCGCCGCCGGAATATCTCGTGCTGCGCGCCACGCCGGAGCCGTGGAAGCCCGAAGACACCATTCTCACCGTGCTGGCGATGTTCAACACGCTGCAGGGACGCCAGGCGCTGTTCGAACAAACCATCGGCGCCATGCGCGACGCGCTGCCCGAGCCGATGTTCCGCTTTGTCGCCGCCGCCGGCTCTGAATGGGAGACCCCGGTTGTGGGGAGCGCGATTGCCCGGCCCCCGATTCCCGGGCCGGAGGTCTTCGATCTGCGAAAACTGCAGGCCACGGATACACGGGAGCACGGAGTCAATTCTCTAACCCAGACGGAAAGAGAAAACCGTTTCAGTGCTTCCGTGATTCCGTGGCAAGCATTTGACCCGGAGGAGGCGGCCATCATCGGCAGCAACAACTGGGCGGTGGATGGCGCGCACAGCGCGTCGGGTGTGGCGCTGATTGCCAACGACATGCACCTGTCGATCGGCGTCCCGATCATTTGGTATCGCGCGGTGTTGTCGTTCCCGGGCGCCGACGGCGCGGCGCAGAGCATCGCCGGCGTCACGCTGCCCGGGCTGCCGAGCATGGTGGTGGGCAGCAACGGGCACGTCGCGTGGGGCTTCACCAACACCGGCGGTGACTGGAGCGACCTGGTCCGCATCGAGCCCGATCCGCGCGACCCCGGCAAGTACCTGACACCCGGCGGCCCGAAGCCGTTCGACGTGTTCCGCGAGACCATCGCCATCAAGGGCGCGGAATCGGCGATCGTTCCCGTCCGCTGGACCATGTGGGGACCCGTCGTGTGGAAGGACGCTCACGGCCGCGACTACGCGCAGCACTGGATCGCGCACGACGCGGCGACGCTCGCGTCCGACATCACCAGGCCCGAGCGCGCGCGATCGGTGGACGACCTGCTCGGCGCCATCGCCGGACTCGGCATGCCGAACCAGAACGTGACGATGGGCGACGACACCGGGCGCATCGCGTGGATCATCGGCGGCGCCATTCCGCGCCGCGTCGGCTTCGACGGTTTCACGCCCGAATCCTGGGCCGATGGCACGCGCAGGTGGGATGGCTATCTCTCGCCCTCCGAGTTCCCGCGTATCGTCGATCCAGCAGAGGGCCGCATCTGGACCGCGAACGCGCCGGTGGTTGGCGACGCCATGTTGGCCACCATCGGCGAAGGCGGGTATGCCGACGGCATTCGCGCGCGGCTGATTCGCGATCGGCTGCGTTCGCTCGACAAGGCGACACCGAAGGACATGCTCGCCATCCAGCTCGAAGACAAGGCGCTCTATCTCGAGCGGTGGCGAACCCTGTTGCTGGCGACGCTCGCATCGAGCAGCACCGGCCCGCGCGCGGAGTTCAGGCAACTGGTCGACACCACCTGGACCGGCCGCGCCTCTCCGGATTCGGTGGCCTATCGCCTCGTGCGCCAGTTCCGCACCACGTTCGTGCGTGACGTGATGACGACGCTCACCGCGCCGGCGGCGGCGCTCGATCCAGCGTTCGACTACACGCGATCGCTCCGGGGTGAGGGGCCGGTGTGGCAGCTGGTGACCGAACGTCCGGCGCACCTGCTGAATCCGAAATTCAAGTCCTGGGATGAGTGGATGTTGTCGGCGGTCGATCGCGCGATCGGGGAGCTCACCGACGGCGGACGCCGGCTGGCCGACAGAAAGTGGGGCGAGGTCAATCGCACCCAGTTCCTGCATCCGCTGGCGGCGGCCATTCCCTGGTTCGGGCGCTACATGAACATGCCCGAGGAGCCGTTGCCGGGCGACGTCTACACGCCGCGCGCGCAGGCGCCCCGCACCGGACCGTCGGAACGGATGGCGGTGTCACCGGGCCGCGAACAGGAGGGCATCCTGCACGTGCCGACGGGCCAGAGCGGACATCCGCTGTCGCCGCACTACGGCGATCAGTACCGCGCGTGGCTCAACGGCGAGCCGTCGCCGTTCCTGCCCGGCCCGGCGGTGTCAACCCTGATCCTGACGCCGGCGAAGTAG
- the ada gene encoding bifunctional DNA-binding transcriptional regulator/O6-methylguanine-DNA methyltransferase Ada, translating to MTRTQGTLGTLGTGVAGALDPRWKSLSERDPTADGTYFYGVTSTGIYCRPSCPSRRPRADRVRFFDTTTAARQAGFRACKRCRPDTVGLAQPGVEAVRRASAYLATHADRQVTLGQLARVASMSPHHLQRRFKAIVGLSPREFQAAVRAGRLRTSLRDGRDVTTAIYEAGYGSPSRVYEAAPTGKGMTPSRYRRGGAGMNIGYSTVSSPLGQVLVAATDNGVCAVKLGGSDAALVRDLRREYPAAEIHANQQPRTEWVKAIVQHLRGTAPSLDLPIDVQATAFQWKVWRALQRIPYGETRAYAEVAKSIGRPTAVRAVARACATNPVCLVVPCHRVVPTAGGVGGYRWGTERKARLLTAKRRRTKQGA from the coding sequence GTGACCCGCACGCAAGGCACCCTAGGCACCTTAGGCACCGGCGTCGCGGGGGCGCTCGATCCACGGTGGAAATCACTGTCAGAGCGCGACCCCACTGCCGATGGCACCTATTTTTACGGCGTGACTTCCACGGGAATCTACTGCCGCCCGAGTTGTCCGAGCCGGCGGCCCCGGGCCGACCGGGTCCGCTTTTTCGATACCACGACCGCGGCCCGGCAGGCCGGGTTCCGCGCCTGCAAGCGGTGCCGTCCCGACACCGTCGGGCTGGCGCAGCCGGGCGTCGAGGCGGTCCGGCGCGCCTCCGCGTATCTCGCGACCCATGCCGATCGACAGGTGACACTCGGCCAGCTCGCCCGCGTGGCGTCCATGAGCCCGCATCACCTCCAACGCCGCTTCAAGGCCATTGTCGGCTTGTCGCCGCGGGAGTTCCAGGCGGCGGTACGCGCCGGCCGGCTGCGGACGAGCTTGCGCGACGGCCGTGACGTGACCACGGCGATTTACGAGGCGGGCTACGGATCGCCCAGCCGCGTCTACGAGGCGGCGCCCACGGGCAAGGGCATGACGCCGTCGCGGTACCGCCGCGGCGGCGCCGGCATGAACATCGGCTACTCAACGGTGTCGAGCCCGCTTGGGCAGGTGCTGGTGGCGGCGACCGACAACGGCGTGTGCGCGGTGAAGCTCGGCGGCAGCGACGCCGCGCTGGTGCGGGACCTCCGCCGCGAATACCCGGCCGCCGAGATTCACGCCAACCAGCAACCGCGAACCGAATGGGTGAAGGCCATCGTCCAGCACCTGCGCGGGACGGCACCGTCACTCGATCTGCCGATCGACGTGCAGGCCACGGCCTTTCAGTGGAAGGTGTGGCGCGCGTTGCAGCGGATCCCGTACGGCGAGACGCGGGCGTATGCCGAGGTGGCGAAGAGCATCGGCCGACCCACCGCCGTGCGTGCGGTCGCCCGCGCCTGCGCCACCAACCCCGTCTGCCTCGTCGTCCCCTGCCACCGGGTCGTGCCGACGGCCGGCGGGGTCGGCGGGTACCGCTGGGGAACGGAGCGCAAGGCCCGGCTCCTGACGGCGAAAAGACGGCGCACAAAGCAAGGTGCCTAG